A stretch of DNA from Perca fluviatilis chromosome 15, GENO_Pfluv_1.0, whole genome shotgun sequence:
ATCACTGGCAACTTAGCTTCAGCCATCTTTTTGCCCTATAGAGCAGAGGTGATCACCAGTCTAACACCCACAAAATACCAGTGCGGAACAGTGCATTTATAAGTCATATTATTTGTGGGCGATTTCCCATTTGGGAGCTCATCAGCTTTACTAAGAAAACCATACAATGCAAAGAACTTTCAAATGAAGTTATAAATGTttgtaaacatgtttttgtaGGCTTACGcccctctctctgctgtctttgTGTCAGGTGGGCCCAGCTGGCTCTCAATTTGGGATCCTGGCCTGCCTGTTCGTGGAGTTGTTTCAGAGCTGGCAGATCCTTGCCCAGCCCTGGAGGGCCTTTACCAAGCTGCTGTGTGTGGTGCTCTTCCTCTTTGCCTTTGGGCTGTTGCCCTGGATTGACAATTTCGCCCACATTTCTGGCTTCATTTCTGGCTTCTTCCTGTCCTTCGCCTTCTTACCCTACATCAGCTTTGGCCGCATGGACCTCTACCGCAAACGCTGTCAGATTATCGTCTTCATGCTGGTGTTTGTCGGGCTCTTTTCGGGCCTTGTGGTGCTTTTCTATGTCTACCCAATCAAGTGTGAATGGTGCGAGTTGCTCACCTGCATCCCCTTCACGGACAAATTCTGCGAGAAGTACGACCTCAACGCTCACCTCCACTGAAGTGTGGACAGTTTGAGCACAACAGGATGGCATCATGTCAAAAGATGTGGAGTAACAGATGATGCCAGTCTGTCTCCACTCTGCCTCAGTGTGACTGGGGGACTGCCCCTTTCTCTGTAAACAATGACAAtatacttgtgttttttttactgtcagtaTGAATACCTATGCCACTCATCTTAAACACTTCTTTTAATCACCTTCCTGTTACCGGCAGTCATTGTCACTCCTTCACTGTGCATTGAAACAAAAGCACTTCTGAACCTTATCAAAATTCCCAGCTGCCCTTAACATGTAAGGCAGGAATTAGAGCCAGCACTGGTACAGAGAGAaggatttgttttttacattcacACTCGAAACATAGGTTTTATTATTCAGGCAACCTCATACAGAAGCAGGGACAAAAATCCAATAGTGATACCGTTGGTGCCTTGTTGATAAATGTACCAACTACtgccatatttttgttacattatGCTGAGCACTCgaatgttttcttttatttgtgtattgCTTCTTAAGAAGTGATGATTGTTTTGAACATGGTAGTGTTTTAGCTACCTGTCTACTCACATGTAACTGaaaacaacagtaaaaaaattaaaaaaattaaagtggTCTGTGACTTTCTCTCAAGTACCAGAAAATGCCAGTTGAAGGATGTTGTATAGTTTATTCAAATTATGCAACAAAGAAACACCAAATATCTCCTACAAATATTAAATTGACAATCCAAGTTAAAAACGCTTGGATGCTAGTGGCTGCATGATCAGTATGTACAAACTTGAATTCATCACACCTTTTGATTTATATGGTTTACAAAAATAGAATAGTATTTACATCACAACTCTAGAtgtaatgctcaaaatttacatttatataataTTACAATCAATTGCCTCGATTACATTACAAATAGTAAATTGTGAGTGATTTGACAAATAACAATTATGGAGAAACAACAGAAGCTCAAAAAGCCACAATTCTTATGGTGACCCAGAGTATAATTTGATGTCTGATAAGTCAATATAACTGCAAAGCCACTGGTTCCTCTTTTTGAATGAATCCACTCTGGTCCCCTCTGTCCTCACACAGTAGGATACTGTGGGGTGCTGGCATTAGGAGGTCAAGACCTTGTTGCCAATACAGAACTCAGTCCCCTGGTGCATACTGGCCCTGCACCCTTATCTGTCCCTCTGTTGGCTCTGTTTtgataaaggtcccatggcatgaaaattatgaggttttttaacattaatatgagttcccccagcttgcctatggtcccccagtggctagaaatggcgataggtgtaaactgagccctgggtatctactctgcctttgagaaaatgaaagctcagatgggccgatctggaatcttgctccttgaggtcataaggggcaaggttacctcccctttctctgctttacctgcccagagaatttggccaacccatgagagagagacatgatggctttcaaacgagcaaagtggcagttggtcaaggccacacccccactctccaccttataaaagcatccaaagagcaccatgtcatgggacctttaatcttACATTATCTGCCCTGAGTCCATGTTAGAGGTGAGTAAGTGGAGTAGAATAGGGCAGGGGCTCATGGACTAGCAGCCACTGTTCCGCCGTGCGTACACCTGCCCATCGAGCATGTACTCCATCTCTTGGAATTGCATGTTGGGTATGGAGATGGCTGATGGTCCTTTCTCCTTAAAGCCGGCCTTGAGGTAGAAGGGCACCAGGAAGTCCTCGCAAATCAGCAGAGCTCGGTGAAAGCCCAGCACACAGCGCAGGTACTGCAAATAGCGCCACAAGAGGATGGAGCCCTTGCCTTGCTGCCGACAGTGACGGTGCACTGACAGAACATGGATGTGCACAGTGGAGTTGTCTGGGATATGCTGAGTCATTGCCTCCTGGAGAAAAGTGATTACATAGAGGCAAAAATGAATTCAAAGCACCCATGACCCAAATTCCCATGCATGAGTTTGTCAAAATCAGTAATTTGCATGGAAAAGCAAGGTTTGTCACATTGTATTctttacaaaaatgttttcatacCTGTGAAAGCCTCTCCTTGTCCCAGCCAGAGCCAATAATGAAAGCTACCAGCTGTCCCTCCTCAAACCAACCCAGCGACAGCTCAGGGCATTGACCCAGGAAGTTAAGCACTTCTTTCAGGGTAAGTGGACACTCtccagacacagagacaaatgcTGTGGGGTTAAAAGAACCAGTTAGTTGACTGGGTGCTGGGAGTAATGATCATGAAGATCAGGAAAATACTACAGGATGAAAGAAAGGTGTTCTTTTTCAAGGTAAAACTTGCACTAGGACAATATTGAACACCCAAAAGATATGATGTGATTATGTGATCCTTCCCCAGTGGGAATTATACTTTATCAAATACACATAGAAAGTCAGCCAAGTTGGTACCTGATGATACatagtgttaaaaaaaacatcaggtaAGTTATAGGTGAGCAGACCCTTGACTTACCTTCTCTTTCAATCTCAAACACACTGATTGCGTCCTGTGGCGTGAGGTTTCTAAACTCGCTAGCAGGGAGTGTGTGTCGTCGCTGTCGCAGAGGGTTAACCACTCTGCCAGTCGTCTTCAGAAAGAAGGGCTTGAGGACTGGTAAGGCACTGACCTGCTGTGTCATGATGCCTATTTTTCTCTTCCAACCTTTtgcaatataaattaaataccGATACTATAAATGATGCAGTCAAAGTAACCCTGGCAACACAGCTTTTTGTGTTCTGTTTGTCCAACAGCGCTAACTGTAATGTAACTCAATAGGCAAGATGCTGACCTTTTTGTCCCTCCTGcagtctcctcctcttctttctctctgatCTCATACTGTAAAGTGGTCGTCTAAAAGTAGGATAACACGTGTGCACATGTCTCCAAAGTCTCTAAATCCCCTGCTTTTAAATAACAGTCACATCACCAACAACATCCCAGTTCAGAGCGAGAAAAATCTGTACAGTTGCAGCTTTTCATTGTGCACATTTTAATTAGACACTAATTTTGATTAACAGCAGCTAAGGGTGTTGACAGCAATCATTTGTATATTTCCCACACCTTCATCATAAGAGAAAATCTTTGGTATTTTTGATATTCACTGTGTGATTAGTATGTTGTGACGATGTTCTTATGACAGATTGGATGAGAATTAGGCAGACTAATTATATCAATATTAACCTTCAACAGGAAAAGATGTTGAGATGTGATGACAGATTAGGATTAGTTTTTACCTGGCCtacccaaataggcccatcatcctcATTCACCCCTAGCCGTAcacgacagacactagccaggatgtcctgatactatgccacaatagcctactgtagcctatcagacaaggtattcacagcaagtaacattttaaaaccaatgatgataattggggttgtgtttattaatgaagcctcagccttcaaataaaaacaaaaaatgtacaatgccattacatctgtattgaaaataaaatacaaataatgaaatatcactggctacagaaaccccaaattacacaaacttgtaatcaattatcaattttgtctgtgaagctttcacaaacaaccaccagtctttaccagttccacaatagtaaacgcaaataTTAAAGACAAGGGAAAACTGCACTCACACACTGCACAGAccgaaagtgcaagctaggcttttttggttacatttggtgaattgtttggcccccttccctgtttgttagcacgtttagagtggtaccaatgcatgtcTGATGTTTTCCCGCTTAAttcaataccatagtcttcatcctagcagcaaaagtgagctcaaGAAGTGAAATCGGcctactcttcttcctcagttgttttttctttttacacgtagcatataagtgatcgtattagcgccccctgctcttggctgttaatatcgctttattaTACTTCGTTTGTGCCGACGGCCGTTCTGGGTgcgttctggacttttcccgaACGCGATATTTCTttccccactatggccacgccaatcccctaaccctaaccttaacccttgtgcccgtgcccctcgCAGCACTCATCCTGGGcgctgcgttttaacccaaacctaaccttaaccactcgaggtcaaatgcctaatcCCAACCagtcgagctgcttcgtagggcgggtcttggcgtggccatagtgggattcgtaattttgcacAGATTGTCAATCCGTCCCTGGACCATAGACAGCAGGCTATAAGAACGTGGAATATCACGTGCGTGTGGGCTAATTTAACCGTACCGCGTGAGGGCAGAGATTTGTTTGGATTGCTGTTGGGGTGATTTCATGCCTCAAAGAGGTTTAGCACAGATTAATTAAATGAGAGAGCACTTGCTTTGACTGGCCTGAAGTAACCCCGTTGACACACACTATTTGACTTTCGACACAAAAGAGTAGACGAGTCCTTTGAAATTCAGTATGATTTAGTTTATTATGGAAAGATGATCCTAAAGATATCATAAAGTCTCAttcaaatattttactttaGTTTATTATGATTGTGCAGTAATAGTTTTAAACAGTATTCTTGATTGATTTAACTTTTCCAAAATCTTTTCTTTCTTAAACATCTACACATAATGAAAGTAAACAACCGGtcttatttatttctctgcatAAAAACATCACAATCACCCATCTTGAGATTTAGCCCTAATATTGTTTAATGTAGCCTCAAAAGatgaaatcaaaataaaattgttTTAAGGATTATTATTCACCCCACTGCTTCCTTTTGGCCTTCACTACAGTGATGAATGGGACATCTCCTACATCATCTggatagcttttttttttattgatttattagacaaacagaaataaatgcataacaagatgccaacacagtgagattgtacatttatcagaactgccgaggataacacaagaaagttacaaatttatttccattgtggtcctcgaCTGGCCAATCAGAAACAAGAACATCTCTGCCCGTGAGATCATCAGATGTTAGAGGCAAGCACATAAAGTACTACACTGTTGTCCAAAGATTAAATCACCTTTTCTGACCTGCAACTCTGTCAATCTGTGTGGTCTGTCAGGGGAGGGGCAGTCTGAATAATTCCAATAATAACCAACTGAATGACAAGGTTGAATTTTGAGAAtcccagaaacatgtttcagctTTTCAGACAAGCTATAATTTTAAAAGAGTTtaggaaaggagagaggatTTTGGCTCTTTAGCTCACCCACTGACTCTAGCTGAAAAGTGTCATAGACCCAAAtctcatttacacacacacacacacacacacacacacacacacacacacacacacacacacacacacacacacacacacacacacacacacacacacacacacacacacacacacacacacacacacattttctcagtGCATTAGGTTTTTACAGGCAAGCTCGAGGCAGCAGTGTAACTGAATCCTCATTTAACATTTACACTGGCGTACACCTGTTGGTCCAGCTGAGCAGAAAGCAACAGTTAACCAATACTGCAGAAGAATGTTTGAAATCTGAAACACCTAAAACACTTTCAGAGCACTTGATAGCTAAACAATCCATCCTGAAATGAACTGTCACAGCAGGTTATTAGCCTATAGGCTAATTATAATTAACTAGCCTAGGCTGTGTGCTTTATGATCTACACAAAATAAAGCATGTATGTACTAGTTTTCAAGAGGAGACCTAATGCTTTACAGTAGATCACAAGCAAGACATGCTCctattttttttagttaaatACTTTTGAGGTTTAACACTGCTTTGCCTAGCCAATGAAGGAATAGGAATCTGTGGCGGAGTTGGAGGGAGGCAGAAATTGTGGATGTCTGAAAAAAAGTGTGGGAAAGATAAACCGAGAATCAAGTAGCAAATGCAGCTGTTTTTTCAATTCatgtcaattcaattttatttatattgtcaaatcataacaggagttgtctcaggacattttacagatagCGTAGGTCttgaccacactctataatttacaaagacctaaAATCCTGCATTAGCAGCGTAACGCTATAACGCTAGCTTGGTTAGTAGGCCTGCCGGCTATATATATAGTACGCTGATCAAAAAACTAAACTCCAATAACTCCAATCAACAAAAGGGCATTTGGGGAGTAAAGATGAAAGATGTCAAGCAGTAACTGCTTGACATTAAAGTAACCTTGACACCATACCAGTTTTatcctctttttattttttattgcataATAAATGTATCCCTTTTGTAGTGTGATTTACTGTGTATCCTATTACAAATTTACTGTGTATCCTATTgcaatctttttctaaatttGTTTACTTTCTTTTTATGATCCGAatcttttatgtattttttgtttataggtttttatgtatattttatgtGATGTGTTTTTGCTCTCTGACATATTGTGTATGTATCTGGCTAttattgtaatttaaaaaaaataactgtccCAGGTGGGGTTGCTACTAGCCACAGAATGTTCAACTTAAAACAGCTGCTAGTGCCAGAACACAGACTGTGAGCTGTATTAAATTGTGTTGAGATTTAACAACCTGGTTTGTCCAGAGACACAAGATTGTAAATGAGGGTAGTGCGTGTGTTACACTTTTTGACAGATAGGACCAACTAGAAATTGTGTGTTAAACACAAACTCACAGGTCCATAAGGACTTTCAGGTGGGAGATTAACTGAGAGCCATGACTTCAGTATTTTACAGCAGTCCATGGTCCATGTATTatttgcaaaactgcagtgtaaCCAAAAGCCACAAGACAGTTATTTTTGCCTGCTTTTCCAGCAGAGGGCACTGCTTATCCTAATAAAGGGTTTACATGCAGTATAGGCAGGCTTTAAACACATCTATGACAATAATCAGGGCTGTAATCACATATTTAATATCGTGATATACCATTACTTTTGTATGTTACGTTTTgtaacatactatattatgacttatttatcatactatgacatattttaCTATTACGTTTTATGCCAtgtttcatgacatactatactatgacttttaatgtcattttttatgaaatactatactatgactttttatgacatactatactatgactttttgtcatttttcataacatactatactatgacttttgatgtcattttttgacatactatactaatacttttcatgtcattttttatgacttactatactatgactttttgtcacattttatgaaatactatattatgactttttatgtaatcttttatgacatactatactaatactttctatgtcatttttttattaaatgccatacaatgacttatttatatgttttatgacatactataccgttttttgtcatgttttatgacatactctgactttttatgacatattatactatgactttttatgtaaTGTTTTATGAAATACTGTACTATCTCTTTTTATGAAATTTTTATGActtactatagtatgactttttatgttatgttttattacatactatactatagtctcgctttgccagaccatcctccaaggcgctgcgaaggagggtctggcgagtccacacagcattcctggatgggagaaaaacttgctTTAGTTTATTGCcattactttaaaccaatcacaatcgtcatgggcggcactaagatctgcacggagccgctgcaaaatagccttgggaaggaacttgttttggtggaacgtgttcGTTCataagttgttttagtcatgcgagagaaaactcagattagacagatagtctaactagctgtctcaatttaccatgcagggatctgaggagcagttaaccagagtcctcataaatcaaccggagtttaaaattccaacacaaagaaagcagaaggaaagagacatcggcgaaaagacatgtATCTGGCaaaatttcctgcagcactggagcaatcccagaagtggaacgtcgtggatatagactaactatactatgacttatttatctcatgttttatgacatactgtactatctctttttatgacattttgatgacatttttttcgaaaaagtatactatgacttttttttatcacttttttcaacatactattctatgatttttttcgacatacaatactatgactttttatcacttttttcaacatacaatactatgactttttaatcacttttttcgacatactataatatgactttttatccctgttttcgaaatactatactatgacgtttttatcactgttttctacaaattatactatgaatttttcgacatactataccatgactattTTACCACTTTTATTCGAcgtactataatatgacttttaatcactttttcagacatactatacaatgattttttcAGCTATgacgttttatcactttttttgacatactatactatgactttttttgacatactatactatgactgtttttgacatactataatattactttttatcacttttttcgaaatactatactatgacgtttttatcagtgttttctacaaactatactatgaatttttcgacatactataccatgactattTTACCACTTTTTCCGAagtactataatatgacttttaatcactttttcagaCATACCATACAAAGATTTTTTCagctatgacgtttttatcacttttttcgacatactatactatgacttttttcaacatactttactatgactgttttcgacatactatattatgacttttttaaaaacgttttttgacaaactatgactttttatcacttttttcaaaatactatactatgacgtttttatcaccttttccgacatgctatactagacttttttatcacttttttttgacatgctatactttttttttatcacttttttcaacataatatactatcactttactatcacttttttcgatatgctaTTCTATAAGTATTAAAtaagtatagcatgttgaaaaagtgataaaaatgtcatggtatagaatgtaaaaaaaaagtgacatgtcgaaaaaagtcatagtatagcatgtagaaaaagtgataaaaaagtctaagtatagtatgtcaaaaaagtcatagtgtagtatgtcaaaaaactgATACagacgtcatagtatagtatgttgattaTAGGAAATcgaaaaattactttaaaatgtCATCACAGTATATAGTatttgtcaaaaaagtcatagtattgtatgttgaaaaaattataaaaagtaatattatagtaaGTGTTAAGAAAGTcatgtatagcatgtcgaaaaaaaattcatagtattgtatgtcgaaaaattttaTTAAAGTACAGCATGGTGAGAAAAGtcgtgataaaaaaagtcaatgtacagtatagcatgttgaaagaagtcatattatagcatgtcgaaaaaagtcatagtacactacgtcgaaaaaagtgatagtatagtatgtcaaaaaaaaatccGTGTAGTATTACTCATTTTAGAGAGTCCTATTAATCTCAGAGCAATGACACTATGTCATTATACTTTAGGCCCTACGTTCAAACTTAAGCCAAAGTCAATATTTTCACCATATACCATCATTGCAGTCAATATTGCAACATATTACATACTAATttgcagaaaaataaagtgtacaAGTAATTTTTAGTAGTAACCAGGTATTGTGGATTAGAAAACTGGTAGTTGAAGTACTGGATCTTTGTTCTTTATTGTTACACACATGCTGCTATACACACAAGGAAAGACAGGTATTGATTTTACAGAGAGCCACAAACCACCTACTGTGGAGTTATCCTGGATACCAGGTCAACAGTAGTCAGAACAGGATCAGGAAGGCACAGTGTCAAGTTGAAATGGCACAGAAGAGGAGGGGGGAAATACAAAATAACAATGTCGCTTAAAAGCAGTGAGGTTCAAGCATCTACAAATTCACATGCAAATGCTAGcccaatttttaaaatgcaatgtttgcaTTGTAATTCCATTGGATGTCATCCTTCCAATCAAACATACATTAAGAGAATCTGCTTGAACCTCAGATTAAATGCATAATGGATACATGGTCATAACATAGTAAACGAACAGTTCGATTTTATATTGCAATAACAATGACAAGATACATTTTTCCAGTAGCATGATATAAAAAAAGGCTTTGTACATCAGAATCAAATATCCTGTCTATGCGCTGAAAAGTGTTGTATATTGTAGCATTTATAAGAACACTAATGTCCAATGCAACAAGCAGGCAGCCATATTAATTCAAGGCACAGAGATCTATATGCATGGCGCTACACATACAGGACCAAGTTATGTAAAGATGTTACAGCCACGCAAACACCGGACCCCCTTTTTTTTGCAGCTACATAACATAAGCAGACACTGGCATTGCCACAAAAAGACTGTAAAGATATCTGCCACATCTACGACAGGCACACTTACTGTGCCATACTGAGTCACCATACATGTAGCTGGAGCGTCTATGCTTGTTGCAGGCTTTAGCTATCTTTGAGTTTAGCTGTAAGGACGTGAATAGGTAGCTCTTATCGATTATCCAAGTCTTAAATAATGTGCATGTTAAATGAATTCATTATTTTAATATCAGGATCTTTTTTATGTAATATGCAAGTATACAATTTTGAAAGTAACTACACAGTATTCTAGTACAGTTATGATACATAGATATCACATCGttagaaataattaaaaaaaagtgacatgtaGATGTTTAAGACTGCAGACAACTTAATCTCATCATAAACTATTGTTATAAGGAATGGATTATAAACGATTTGAGTGCAAAATCACTTCAAATAGACATACAGATATGTAATATGTTTTCAAATTTCTGCTCATAACCCAAATCAACCTTActgtaaaaatatgttttcaagTCATTAATGTATTTCACAGATGAATACAATATCTAGACACAAACTGTATTTATAAATTCTTCTGAATTTAGTGTTAAGCAATTGATAGAGAGTTAATTTAAAATAAGTGTGCTTAAAACCACCACGACAGGTAGTAAAATATCTCTGGAATCCATATTACTAGACCACAACTCTGGCCAAGACACAACTGAACACCATCTGA
This window harbors:
- the aanat2 gene encoding arylalkylamine N-acetyltransferase 2, which produces MTQQVSALPVLKPFFLKTTGRVVNPLRQRRHTLPASEFRNLTPQDAISVFEIEREAFVSVSGECPLTLKEVLNFLGQCPELSLGWFEEGQLVAFIIGSGWDKERLSQEAMTQHIPDNSTVHIHVLSVHRHCRQQGKGSILLWRYLQYLRCVLGFHRALLICEDFLVPFYLKAGFKEKGPSAISIPNMQFQEMEYMLDGQVYARRNSGC